From one Synergistaceae bacterium genomic stretch:
- the citF gene encoding citrate lyase subunit alpha: MKNAVGREIPEEALAVQLRNGRKYEPYQGKGYRDGKYIKKAGPTSKIYENPQESKLLPSIRDAVIACGIRDGMTVSFHHHFRNGDYIVNMVMKEIVELGIKDITIAASSLGDAHDPIAEYIEQGIVTGIQTSGIRGKMGDVVSHGKLKTPAILRSHGGRVRAIEEGDVHIDVAFIGAPTSDEYGNARALGGKGDCGVLSYAVPDSEYADKVVVITDTLVPYPNFPPSIHGVNVDYVVKVDEIGNPKKIASAAARMTQNPRDLMMAENTAKVIAACPWFKEGFSFQTGAGGPSLAVNRFLEPFMDERGIKMAWAIGGITSAICELQRKGKVGKIIDVQDFDTGAIEDIRTNPNHFEMTASEYANPANKGAFVNKLDFVVLAALEVDIDFNVNVITGSDGVLRGAPGGHPDTAEGAKCCVIVTPLTRGRMATICEHVVTVTTPGDCVDVVVTDYGIAVNPARKDIIEALDKAGIKHVPIKELQEKAYSLVGKPDDLQWKDKVVAILEARDGTILDVVREIKPYEV; this comes from the coding sequence ATGAAGAACGCAGTAGGCAGAGAGATACCCGAAGAAGCATTAGCAGTACAGCTCCGTAACGGCAGGAAGTATGAGCCGTATCAGGGCAAGGGTTACAGGGACGGAAAGTACATCAAGAAGGCCGGCCCTACGAGCAAGATTTACGAGAACCCTCAGGAGAGCAAGCTCCTTCCGTCGATCCGTGATGCAGTTATTGCTTGCGGAATCAGGGACGGAATGACAGTATCCTTCCACCACCATTTCAGGAACGGTGATTACATCGTCAACATGGTCATGAAGGAGATTGTAGAGCTGGGCATCAAGGACATCACGATAGCGGCATCAAGTCTCGGAGACGCTCACGACCCGATAGCCGAATACATCGAGCAGGGAATCGTAACGGGCATCCAGACATCAGGAATACGCGGAAAGATGGGCGATGTCGTTTCTCACGGCAAGCTGAAGACACCGGCAATCCTGCGCTCGCACGGCGGACGTGTCAGGGCAATCGAGGAAGGCGACGTACACATTGATGTAGCGTTCATCGGTGCACCGACCTCCGACGAATACGGCAACGCACGCGCGCTCGGCGGAAAGGGAGACTGCGGAGTCCTCTCCTATGCAGTGCCCGACTCAGAGTACGCGGATAAAGTCGTAGTCATCACTGATACGCTCGTTCCTTACCCGAACTTCCCGCCCAGCATTCACGGCGTAAATGTTGATTACGTTGTGAAGGTCGACGAGATCGGCAACCCGAAGAAGATTGCTTCTGCGGCGGCACGCATGACCCAGAACCCCAGAGACCTCATGATGGCCGAGAACACCGCAAAAGTTATCGCGGCATGTCCGTGGTTCAAGGAGGGCTTCAGCTTCCAGACAGGCGCAGGCGGTCCCTCACTCGCTGTGAACAGATTCCTTGAGCCCTTCATGGACGAGCGCGGAATCAAAATGGCGTGGGCAATCGGCGGAATCACTTCGGCAATCTGCGAGCTCCAGCGCAAGGGCAAAGTAGGGAAGATTATCGACGTTCAGGACTTCGACACCGGCGCAATCGAGGACATCAGGACGAACCCCAACCACTTCGAGATGACAGCCAGCGAGTACGCGAACCCCGCGAACAAGGGAGCGTTCGTGAACAAGCTGGACTTCGTGGTCTTGGCCGCGCTCGAGGTTGATATTGACTTCAACGTCAACGTTATCACGGGCTCTGACGGAGTACTCAGGGGAGCACCGGGCGGACACCCCGACACTGCGGAAGGCGCGAAGTGCTGCGTAATCGTTACCCCGCTCACGAGGGGCAGGATGGCGACGATCTGCGAGCATGTTGTTACGGTAACGACACCGGGCGACTGCGTTGATGTTGTGGTTACGGATTACGGCATTGCGGTCAACCCTGCACGCAAGGACATCATCGAGGCACTCGACAAAGCCGGAATCAAGCACGTACCCATCAAGGAACTTCAGGAGAAAGCGTATTCGCTCGTCGGAAAGCCTGACGACCTGCAGTGGAAGGATAAGGTAGTGGCGATTCTTGAGGCGCGCGACGGAACGATACTTGACGTTGTGCGGGAGATAAAGCCTTACGAGGTCTAA
- a CDS encoding efflux RND transporter periplasmic adaptor subunit — MKHVIKIVIGILIIAGIYYGLNTFRENSTPEPEPEIVRPVRTVTLSGGAGSFRRRYFGTVQGGRRADLSFRVSGTLRRIYVDKGASVRRGTLLATLDPRDFNTNIKQAQSALSQAQAQHENAKADFKRYENLYKQKVIARAQYDSYKTQLDVAQSAVNSAQANLKSARDALKDTELRAPFDGIIADRKAENFQDITAKETIFSLQDLSSLEIVFNIPDNDILLAPIPRVRSIDDLRRNSNLFTMNARFDAIPDRVFPLALKEIATQATAANTYPVTATMSQQKDIRILPGMAVTVEVAFAGEDDAVEERDSYLVPSTAILSEGGSNYVWRFAVGQVSRVPVNVGQMHNDGTIEIEGKTLSNGDVIVTAGVYFLHEGQRVRLQED, encoded by the coding sequence ATGAAACACGTCATAAAAATTGTAATCGGCATTCTCATAATTGCCGGAATATACTACGGCCTTAACACTTTCCGAGAGAACAGCACTCCCGAACCAGAACCCGAAATCGTCCGACCGGTCAGAACTGTAACACTGAGCGGAGGAGCGGGGTCATTCAGGCGCAGATACTTCGGGACAGTTCAGGGCGGCAGACGCGCAGATTTGTCGTTCAGGGTCTCGGGAACGCTCAGGAGGATTTACGTCGACAAGGGAGCATCAGTGAGAAGAGGTACTCTTCTTGCGACGCTTGACCCGCGGGACTTCAACACGAACATCAAGCAGGCACAGAGCGCGCTCTCTCAGGCACAGGCTCAGCACGAGAACGCAAAAGCAGACTTCAAGCGTTATGAGAATCTCTACAAGCAGAAGGTTATAGCCCGCGCACAGTACGACAGCTACAAGACACAGCTTGACGTAGCGCAGTCCGCAGTGAACTCCGCACAAGCGAACCTCAAGAGTGCACGTGATGCCCTCAAGGATACGGAGCTCCGCGCACCGTTCGACGGAATAATAGCCGACAGGAAGGCCGAGAACTTTCAGGACATTACGGCGAAGGAGACAATCTTCAGCCTTCAGGACTTGAGCAGCCTAGAGATTGTGTTCAACATTCCCGACAACGATATACTTCTTGCGCCGATACCCAGAGTTAGGAGCATTGACGACCTCCGCAGAAACTCTAACCTGTTCACGATGAATGCACGTTTTGACGCGATACCGGATCGAGTTTTCCCGCTCGCACTGAAGGAGATTGCGACACAGGCAACGGCCGCGAACACGTACCCTGTTACCGCGACAATGTCCCAGCAGAAAGACATACGTATCCTGCCGGGAATGGCCGTAACGGTTGAGGTGGCGTTTGCGGGCGAAGATGATGCTGTTGAGGAGAGAGACAGCTACCTTGTGCCGTCGACAGCAATTCTCAGCGAGGGAGGAAGTAATTACGTGTGGAGGTTCGCAGTCGGCCAAGTGTCGCGCGTACCCGTGAACGTCGGACAGATGCACAATGACGGCACAATAGAGATTGAGGGGAAGACGCTCAGCAATGGTGATGTCATCGTTACGGCAGGCGTATACTTCCTTCACGAAGGCCAGCGCGTGAGGCTTCAGGAGGATTAG
- a CDS encoding HpcH/HpaI aldolase/citrate lyase family protein: MSIPRPKPERFRLRRTMMFMNAQKPGLIKDAYIYGADSIMLDLEDAVAENQKDSARFSLYHALKEIDYGDTEVIVRINGLDTPHWREDIRVCVAGGADGIRIAKTESAKDVQIVDEAVTEAEKEFGVEVGRTLLMAALESPKGVLNAVEICAASPRLFGVALSGGDYRKCMQVKVIPGGIEMLFARGFMLNAARAAGIQCFDTVFTNLNDDEGFRAEVKQNVEMGFDGKSLINPKQIPIVHEMLAPTQKEIAEAEKIVRAFREQADKGVGVFTLDNGKMIDIAFVPGAERVIRLAKASGIYEGDL; the protein is encoded by the coding sequence ATGAGTATACCGAGACCAAAGCCGGAGAGATTCCGTCTCCGCAGAACAATGATGTTCATGAACGCCCAGAAGCCCGGCCTCATCAAGGATGCGTACATTTACGGCGCAGACAGCATCATGCTCGACCTTGAAGACGCTGTAGCAGAGAACCAGAAGGACAGCGCGCGCTTCTCCCTCTACCATGCTCTGAAAGAAATCGATTACGGTGATACAGAAGTCATCGTGAGAATCAACGGCCTTGACACTCCGCACTGGAGGGAAGACATCAGGGTATGCGTTGCCGGCGGAGCAGACGGAATCCGTATCGCGAAGACCGAATCGGCAAAGGATGTCCAGATTGTTGACGAGGCAGTTACCGAAGCAGAGAAAGAATTTGGCGTTGAAGTAGGACGTACGCTCCTCATGGCGGCACTCGAGAGCCCGAAGGGAGTCCTTAACGCCGTAGAGATCTGCGCGGCCTCCCCGAGACTGTTCGGCGTGGCACTTTCCGGCGGAGACTACAGGAAGTGTATGCAGGTCAAAGTCATTCCCGGCGGAATCGAGATGCTGTTTGCACGCGGCTTCATGCTCAACGCGGCAAGAGCGGCAGGCATCCAGTGCTTCGATACGGTGTTCACGAACCTGAACGATGACGAGGGCTTCAGGGCAGAGGTTAAGCAGAATGTGGAGATGGGCTTTGACGGAAAGTCGCTCATCAACCCGAAGCAGATACCGATAGTCCACGAGATGCTTGCTCCGACGCAGAAGGAGATAGCGGAGGCCGAGAAGATAGTCCGTGCATTCCGTGAACAGGCGGACAAGGGAGTCGGAGTCTTCACGCTCGACAACGGCAAGATGATAGACATAGCCTTTGTGCCCGGCGCAGAACGCGTAATCCGGCTCGCGAAGGCCAGCGGAATTTACGAGGGGGATCTTTAA